In Vitis vinifera cultivar Pinot Noir 40024 chromosome 17, ASM3070453v1, one genomic interval encodes:
- the LOC100244192 gene encoding methyl-CpG-binding domain protein 4-like protein isoform X2, which translates to MEEKERHSDLFLEFAFRNDGLKKKKGNDSQSGGAVFLSSIHPVKKANARSNLPMIDLQSQNSRGISPYFQKKKTLECNSNRIISPYFQKAVKEGEDRDSEAPLESESRGISPYFQKKRRMVFDSIACSGSDSNSQRLISPYFQKAVKQEERYSEEHCNFPNETDNKKKKKKKRKRKGNDTFESLKEERKINVQNVKMDDQKMGVELPVFNSNSSSERKVSPFCQKAVKEEEEMNLEAQVDSKPTVVSPYFEKKKRAVSDSVANSSSDSNSQRLVSPYFQKAVKQQERNPEEHCNFPNKIERRKTKKRKKKGNDTVESFKEQKKKINVQNVRVEDQKMEVQQPISSSNSNSQKKVSPYCQRAVKEEEEGNSEEDTKKGHENEESFKEEGKRKTNAQNVTMEDEKMKLPKKKSRAPPIRVVSPYFPINEEDAKKPVRAMFFNKLNVAYRRKSPDNNWKPPPSHFHLLQEDHYHDPWRVMVICMLLNCTSGLQVNGVARQTLENCYGAQALWTKSLPKGNKDHQVSETYLSIHVNGRDS; encoded by the coding sequence atggaagaaaaagaacGGCATTCGGATTTATTCTTGGAATTCGCTTTCAGGAATGATgggttgaagaagaagaaagggaatGATTCTCAGAGCGGTGGTGCTGTGTTTTTGTCGTCCATCCATCCTGTAAAGAAAGCAAACGCACGGTCCAATCTCCCTATGATTGATTTGCAGAGTCAGAATTCCAGGGGAATTTCGCCTTATTTccagaaaaagaaaaccctagaaTGCAATTCCAATAGGATTATCTCTCCCTATTTTCAGAAGGCAGTCAAGGAAGGAGAGGACAGGGATTCAGAGGCGCCGTTGGAGAGCGAATCAAGGGGGATTTCCCCTTATTTTCAGAAGAAGAGAAGGATGGTATTCGATTCCATTGCCTGCTCCGGTTCAGATTCCAATTCTCAACGGTTAATCTCTCCATATTTCCAGAAGGCGGTGAAGCAAGAAGAAAGGTATTCAGAGGAGCACTGCAATTTCCCTAATGAGACTGataacaagaagaagaagaagaagaaaaggaagaggaaagggaatgatacatttgaaagcttaaaagaagaaaggaaaataaacgtTCAAAATGTTAAAATGGATGATCAAAAGATGGGAGTTGAGCTGCCCGTTTTCAATTCCAATTCTAGTTCCGAAAGGAAAGTCTCTCCCTTTTGTCAAAAGGCAGTAAAGGAAGAAGAGGAGATGAATTTAGAGGCCCAGGTGGACAGCAAACCAACTGTGGTTTCCCCTTATtttgagaagaagaaaagggcGGTATCAGATTCCGTTGCCAACTCCAGTTCAGATTCCAACTCCCAACGGTTAGTCTCTCCCTATTTCCAAAAGGCAGTGAAGCAACAAGAAAGAAATCCAGAGGAGCACTGCAATTTTCCTAATAAGATTGAGAGGAGGAAgacaaagaaaaggaagaaaaagggaaatgatACCGTTGAAAgctttaaagaacaaaaaaagaaaataaacgtTCAAAATGTCAGGGTGGAGGATCAGAAGATGGAAGTACAGCAACCCATTTCCAGCTCCAATTCCAATTCCCAAAAGAAAGTCTCTCCCTATTGTCAAAGGGCAGTAAAGGAAGAGGAGGAGGGGAATTCAGAGGAAGATACAAAGAAAGGGCATGAGAATGAAGAAAGCTtcaaagaagaaggaaagaGGAAAACAAATGCTCAGAATGTTACTATGGaagatgagaaaatgaaattgCCAAAAAAGAAGAGTCGGGCACCACCGATTAGAGTAGTATCCCCATACTTCCCCATAAATGAAGAAGATGCTAAGAAACCGGTTCGAGCTATGTTTTTTAATAAGCTAAATGTGGCTTACAGAAGAAAAAGTCCTGATAATAATTGGAAGCCTCCACCCTCCCATTTCCATCTCCTTCAAGAAGATCATTACCATGATCCTTGGAGGGTCATGGTCATATGCATGCTCCTTAACTGCACTTCTGGTCTCCAG